CACGCGGTGCTGGCGGTCTTCAGCTACGGGGTCTTCGGGGTGCTGGCCATCACCTCGCTGATGTATCTGATCCAGAACTACGGGCTCAACCGCCGCAAGGCCGGGGGTATCTTCTCCCTGCTGCCCGCCATCCGCCAGCTGGAGGACATCAACAGCAAGCTGATCATTTTCGGGGTCAGCGTGCTGACCGTCGCCGTGGCGATTGGTTGCCTCAACTGGATCGCCCTGCCGGGGACGATCGGCGCCCTCAAGCTCATCGTCGCCATCGCCGTATGGGCGGCCTACCTGACCCTGCTTTTCCTACGTAACTCCAACCGGCTCATCGCATCGCCCTTCGCACGGGCCTGCGTGATCCTGTTCGTCGCGGCCCTCGTCTCGCTGTGGCCGCTGATGCTCCGTACCGCCCCAGACGCTCCGGCGACGGGCACGGACCTTTACGACGATGCAAGCCGCTGACAATCCCCGGCTTTTTCTGCTCGGCAGCTCGCACCGGACAGCATCGCTGGAAGTGCGGGAAACCTTTGCGCTCAACACAGACTCAGCCCAGGCCCTCTACGAACGACTCCGCCAGGATGCCGGCCTGAGCGAGTGCCTCATCCTCAACACCTGCAACCGTGTCGAAATCTACGGCGTGGCCGACGCAGTCGGCAGCCGCGAGCAGCTGGAGGAATCCCTGCGCCGCTCGCATGGCTTCGACACCTCGGCCTTTCTCAAGCACGGGTTCTGGCTCACGGGCGAGGAAGTCGTGCAGCATGCCTTTGAGGTCGCCGCCGGGCTGGACTCCCAGATGGTCGGCGAGACCGAAATCCTCGGGCAGCTCAAGAGCTCCTATGCCGGGGCCTCCGGGGCAGCCGCCACTGGCCCGGTGCTGAACCGGCTCTTCCAGAAAAGCTTCCAAGCCGCCAAGTGGGCGCGCACCCACACCGGTATCGGGCGCGGCCAGATCAGCGTCGGTAATGTCGCTGCCGAGCTTGCCCAGCGTGTCTGCGGCGACCTCAAGGACGCCTCTGTCCTGCTCGTCGGGACCGGCGAGGTCGCCGAAAAGACCGTGCAGGCCCTTGTCAGCCGAGGTGCTTCCCGCGTCACCGTAGCGGGGCGAAACCTGATCAAGGCCCGGGAGCTGGCAGACGCCTTTCAGGGGCCGTGCATGAGTATCTCGGATGTGCCGCGCGTATTGGCATTTCATGACATCGTGATCTGCTCGACCGCCTCGACCGAACCCCTGCTGCGCAAGGACGAAGTCGCCCCCGCCCTGCGTCAGCGCCCCACCCGTCCGCTTTTCGCCATCGACCTGGCCCTGCCGCGTGACATCGAGGGCAGCGTCGGCAAGCTCAGCAACGTCTACCTCTACAACCTCGACGACCTCGCCGCCATCGCCAATGAGAACCTGAAAGCCCGGCAGGCCGAAGTCGAAAAGGCCCGCCACGCCCTGCTCGAGCGCGCCGCGCATCTCTGGGGCCACCTGTGCTCGCGGCCCAGCTAAGGCTGAAGCAGCCACACGCCATAGCGTAGCGGCATGACCACGCGCTTTTGAGGGTTGCCGCGGATGGGAGCGGACACCACTGTGGAGGGTTGAACCTCCCGACCCGCACCCAATATGAGACCCGAACCCGCCGTTGCCCCTACCCTTGCTGACGGGGCGGACCGGGCCGTGGCCAAGACCACGTACTTCTACGACCGCTGGCGGGGCTTTTTTTACGGGCTGCTGGAGCCGGGCTGGGTCACCTTTTCCCTGCTGATCGCGATCCGGTACTTTGACATGCCGGTCTATCTGAAGGCGCTGCTCCCGGCGGCGACGTTTATCGGGCTTCTGCTGAATACCTTCACCATCGCGGCATGCGGACGCACCGGTAAGCCCACCTCGTGGCTGATCTCGATCATCATGATCCTGTGCGCCCTGTGTATCAGTGGAGCCATGATCGCGCCCACCCTGGCGCTGTTTCTGGCCTTCTTCATGGCGGCCAATATCCTCTTTGTGCAAAACCCGCCGCTGCTGGTTCAGATTTATTCGGCGAATTATCGGCCCGGCGAGCGCGGCACCAAGGTGTCCACGGCCTTCATCCTGCTCGCCATGGGGGCTATCTGCGCAGGTTGGCTCGGGGGGGAGGCTCTCGACCGTGACATCACGTATTTCCCGATTATTCTGGCCGGGATGGCGGCGGTCTGCGTGGTCAGCTCGTTCATCGTGAGGCGCATCCCCTCGCAGCCGCTGGACCGCAAGGCCAACGCCAACCCCTTCAAGAGCCTGTCCGTGATGTGGAAGGACAAGCTCTTCGGCTGGCTGCTGCTGTGCTGGATGGTGATCGGCACCAGTAACCTGATGACGATCCCCCTGCGCATCGAGTACATGGCAGACCCGCGCTACGGCATCAATGCCACGAACTTCGAGATCGCGCTGGTGACCTTTATCGTGCCGATGATCATCCGCATGCTCAGCACGAAGGTCTGGGGTTTTCTTTTCGACAAGATCAACTTCATCGTCTGGCGCGTGTGCATCAACGCCTGCTTCTTTACCGGCTTCCTCATCTACTTCAACAGTCACTCGCTCCCGCTCCTCGGACTGGGGATGGCCTTCATCGGGGCGGCGATGGGCGGTGGTGCCATCGGCTGGACCCTCTGGGTGACGAAGCTCGCCCCCTCCAGTGAAGTCTCCAAGTACATGAGCGCCCACACCGCACTGACCGGCCTGCGGGGCACGCTCGCCCCCTTTATCGGGTACTGGGTGCTCGCCCACCTCGATCCGCATCTGCTCAGCTACGTCTGCGCAGGGGGCATGATCCTGGCCAGCACGATGTTTGCACTCGCCTGGAAGTCTCCCCGCATGCGGGCAGCATGAGCATCCCTTCTCTTAAGCGGTCGCCTGCCCTCTCATTTCTGGAACCAGCGTCAAAGGACTCTAAAAGCGCTGGACAGCATTTGTCGGTCTTTTATGGTCCATTAGCATGATGAGGCTCACCGCCATACGCTTCGTATTATTGACGTTCGTAAACCTCGCGTTCCTGCACCTGGGGACGACGACTGCCAGCGCCCAGAGTAAGGTCGAGCCCGGCATGCCTAACCCGCCCAGCCAGCCGACCGAGGTAAAGGTCGGGGTCTTTCTAGCCGATATCATCGATCTGGACGAGCTCAACGAAACCTTTGAGGTAGAGCTGATTGTGACAGCCGAGTGGGACGACAAGCGGCTGGCCTTTGACCCCGAGGAAGAAGGTGCCCCGTACAAGCTCTTCCAGGGCGCTTTTCAGTTTAACGAAATCTACTCGGCGTGGTGGCCGCAGCTGCTCTTCGTCAACCAGGTGGGCAGCGGCGATGTAAACGCGGTCAAGATCATGATCGCTCCGGACGGGCACGTCCGCTACCTGGATCAGCGCAGCGTGCTGCTGGAAACGCCCATGAAACTGCGGTCCTTCCCGTTCGATACGCAGACACTGGTGGGCACGATCGTCTCCTTTGGGGACTACAGCGACCAGGTCAAGCTGGTCGTCGATGAGCGCGTACTCGGTGCCAGCGAAGCCCATGCCGAGGCCAACGAAGACGTAAATATCGCCCAGTGGAAGCTGCTCGGCCTCGACCTCAAGGAGCAGGAAGCAGACTTCCGGTACTACGGCGGAAACAGGAGCTTTTCGGAGTTGAGCCTCGAAATCACGCTCAAGCGCCAGTCAAAGAATCTGATCTGGAAGGTGATCGTGCCGCTGATCATCCTCGTGCTGCTGATGTGGGCCGTCTTCTGGCTCGACCCGGAGAGCCTCTCCGACCGCCTGAATGTGTCCTTTATCGGCATCCTGACCATCGTGGCCTACCAGTTCCTGATCGACGGCTCCATGCCCCGGATCGACTACTTCACCTTTACGGACACGATCCTGCTCTACTCCTTTGTCGTGATGTGCCTGACCATCTTTGAAAGCCTGATGATCAGCTCCCTGCGCAAGCGAGGGTACACCAGCTTTTCAAACATGGTCGACCGGTTCTTCCGCTGGAGCTTCCCGATCATTTACTTTGCCGGACTGATCGCCAGCTACCTCTACTACCGCTAAGCAGCCAGCCAGGGCATAGCCCTGGACCCTAGATGCTTCGCATATGGATGGCATTTCTTGGAGTAATGCCATGAAGCAGGCCTATCGGCAACGAACTTGCGGGGCACCATCGATCGCACCCGATGTTGGTGCACTGCGCAGTGATTCCAGCCCCCTAGCCTACGATGAGCGAGAGGGAGGCCACGATGATCAGCGTCCAGATAACGGTATTATAGGCTTTTTGAGGGATGTATTTGACCACATGCGGGGCGATAAAACCGCCCGCTACCGCGAACACTCCGAAGCACAGGCTGATCTTGAGCGAGGACAAGTTCAGGTTGTTGACCCCGGCCTGAAACGGCAGCTTGAAGACATTGATCAGCATGAAGTACCAGGCGGTCGTCCCGATGAAGGCCAGCTTCGGCAGCTTGATCGCCATGAAGTAAAACGAGGCAATCGGCCCTGCGGCATTGGCCAGCATCGTCGCCACCCCACCGAGCGCACCCACTGACCCAAAGAACCACATCTTGTGCGGGACGGGGTCGTCGTGACCCTCCTCTTTCTTACGCATGAGCCACTGGCGAAAGAAGTGCAACGCCGTCATAAACAGCAGCAACCCGCCGATGACCTGCGCAAAGACATCCGCCGGGATCCACCCAAACAGCAACGTGCCGATGACCACGCCGACCATGCTCCACGGCATCAGCCGGAACACCTGCTTGAAGTCCGCATGCCGCCGGTAGGCAATCGTAGCCACCATATCGCCACAGATCAGCACGGGCAGCAGGATGCCCACCGAGGGCTTGGCCCCGAAGGCCGTCGCGTAAAACCAGATGGCGACGTTACCCAGGCCGGGCAGCCCGCCCTTACCCATGCCCATAAAAAGGGCTCCGGCGATGCCCAGCATCCACTGGTTAGCGGTGAGATCGGAAATATCCATAAAAGTGACTTCAATATGTTTTAACTGTCGCTGCGCGAGAAGGCCCCGTCGGCGACATGCAGGATGTCCCAGTCGCGTTCGCCTGCCGGAGGAGGCTCCGTACCGGTAGCGATGATCTGGCGATCCGGCCCGATCGCCCGCCAAAAGCGTTCACGCCGGGGCGGGTCCAGCTCCCCCAGCACGTCATCAGCCATGATGACCGGGCGCACACCCGAGCTTTGCTCAAAGCTGGCCATCTGCGCCAGACGCAGGCTGACCACGAGCGAACGTTGCTGCCCCTCGGAGGCGTATTCGCGAGCCTTTCGGCCCCCCACGCGCAGGTCCAGATCGTCGCGGTGCGGGCCGCGCTGGGTGGACTTGAGCATGAGGTCCGCGGTCCGGTTCTCGCGCAGGCACTTAAGCGCGGACTCCGTATCCTCAAAGACGGACTCCGGCCGATAGCGCAGCTCCGGCTCCTCGGCTCCGTCACTGATCACCGCATAGGCAGCGCGCAAGTCACGCCCCAGAGCCTCGACGCCCTCGCGGCGCAGGCGGCAGACGGTGACAGCGGCCGGCGCCAGTGCCTTATCAAAAGCGGACAGCTCGGCCTCACGCGGGCCGGTACCGGTCTTGAGCAGCTGGTTGCGCTCCTTCAGGGCGCGGTGATAGCGCCGCAGTGCCTCAAAGTAATCGGCCCGCATGGACGAGAGCGTCATGTCCAGAAAGCGGCGGCGCAGAGCCGGGCCGCCACGGATGAGCTGGATGTCCTCAGAGGAGAGCGTCACCGTCGGGAAGCGCCCCAGAAAGTCTGCCAGGCGGGTGACCTTCTCGCCGTCGCACTGGATGTCTTTTCCAGATGAGGAAAAGCCGAGCGTAATCTCGGAAGTGCCTTCGCCCTCGCGCTCGCAGACGACAAAGAGCCGGGCCTGTCGCTGGTGGTGGCGGATGAGCGCGCGCGTCTCCGTGGTCCGAAATGAACGCAGCGCGGTGACCATCCCCGCGGCCTCCAGCAGGTTCGTCTTTCCCTGGCCATTACGCCCGAGCAGAAAGGTGCTGGTTTTTTCAAAGCTCAGCGCCGCCTGTTCGATATTGCGGAAGTTCTCCGCATGGAGCCTGAGCAGTTTCATGCCGGGGATGTGAGAGCGAGCCGCCCCCCTTTAGATCGAGATGACCGTCGAGTTACTGGGAGCATCCTGCTCGGCACGGAGCTTTTTAAAGGCGGTGGCAAAGGCGTTGGCGAGGCCCTTCCAGTCATCCGGCGTGGTGTCCCACCCGGCGCTCACGCGTACGGCGCGCTTGGCTTCCTCCCCGGAGAGTCCGAGGGCGGCCAGCACGTGCGAGGGGGCAGCCTTACCGGTGCCGCAGGCCGAGCCGCGCCCGACCTGAAAGCCGAGCCGATCCAGCACGGTGACCCAGCGGGCGTTGGGAAACTTCGGCATGATCAGGCAGGAGGTGTTTCCGAGGCGATCAGCCTTTTCGCAGACCACACGCGCACCCGGCACGATGTCCTTAACCGTGTGCTCAAAGATCTGGCGTCCCACGACCCAGGCCGTGGCAGTTTCCTCAAGCGCGCGTTCGCGGGCCTCCAGCTGGGCGACCATGGCGAGGATGCCGGGGATATTCTCGGTGCCGGCGCGATGGCCGTCCTCCTGACCGCCGCCCTGGAAGCACTGGAAGTCGTTAAAAGCGTCGGAAATCTTGATAAAGCCGACGCCCTTGGGGCCGCCGAACTTGTGCGCGCAGCCGGTCACGAAGTCCGCCCGGCCCATGCCCGCGCAGGTGCGCTTACCGATCCACTGGGCCGCATCGAGGTGGCAGGGTACGCCCCACTTGCGGCAGAGTTTGACCACCTCGGGCCAGGGCTGCACGGCCCCGGTCTCGTTGTTGGCAGCCATGACGGAGACGAGCGCGACGCCGCCCTTTTTCAAAAGGTTTTCCAGCCCGTCAATATCCACCACGCCCTGCGCATTGACCGGGAGGATGTCGCACTGATTCGGGAAGCAGGTGCGCGCGCTGGCCAGCACACAGGGGTGCTCGACGGCGGAGACAATCACACGCCCCTGCGGATCGAAGCGCTGGAAGAACTGGAAAAGCGCGTTGTTCCCCTCAGTTGCCCCGGAGTTGAACACGATCTGCTTCGGGTCGGCGTCCATCATCTGCGCCAGGCGCTGCCGGGCATCCTCCAGCTTGTTGTGGGCGCGGGCGGCCGCGCTGTACGGGCTGGACGGGTTGTGCCAGAACTCGCGGTTGGCGTCCATCCAGGCCTTTTCGGCCACAGCGTCCATGCGGGTCGTCGCGTTGTTGTCAAAGTAGCTCATCGTCGCAGTCAAACACTATGCCCCAAAACCGCCTCACGCGCAAAACTATTTCACCAGCAATGGCAAAATGCCTGGGATGGGCTACCCCTGGGGCAGAGCCCTATCAAGATGCGAAGCATCTAGGGTGCAGGCCTTGCCCTGCCTACTGTGGCGGGATTTTGATCTGCTGGCCGAGGCGGAGGGAGTGAGGGCTGGCCATGATATCGCGGTTGGCGTTAAAGATGTCCTGCCAGCGGGCTGGCGTGCCATAAAACTTTGAGCTGATGCGAGAGAGTGTATCCCCCTCCTGCACGGTGTACATGCGCATCCCGCTGGTACTGGCGGATGCGGCTGGGGCCGCGCTCGGCCGGGAGGCGGTGCTGACCGGTCGGCTGGTTGTCGTCGTAGGAGCCGTGCGAGTGGTCGTAGTGGGTGTCGAGCTGCGGCTCGTCGTGGTGGAGGTGCTGGCTGAGGAGAAGGATGGCGCGGTGACGGCGACCCCCTCCAACTGCTCAACGCGGGCGCGGGCTCCGGCCAACTGGCGCTTGAGCTCAAGGTTTTCAGCACGGACGCTTTCGATGATCTCCAGCAGGTCCAGGCGCTCGACCTCGTCGTTGTAGGGCTGACCGGGCAGTTGCCGGGCGAAGTCCTTTTTCGCGGACTCGATCATCTGCTTGACCAGCGGGGCCTGATCGCTGTCGGGCTGGTATTCCAGATACTTGCGGTAGTGGTAGATCGCGGCTACGGGATCACCGAGGAAGTCCTGATACAGGCGACCGGCCTCAAGGTGAGACTCCGGGGCCTCCTTACGCTTCTCGATCACCTTCAGAAAGGCGTCCAGCGCCTCATCGTAGCGCTGCTCGCTGAGCTTGATCTGCCCACGGTTGAAGTGTTTTTCGTCCCGCTCGGGCACGACTTCAAAGCTGCTCTTGTCGGAGCAACCCACCAGCGAGAATAGGACGACGGCCAGGGCAAACCAGATTTTTCCCATCGGCAAACTATCTGCCAGCCCTCACACCGAAGGCAAGAATCTTTCGGCCCCGCAAGGCTACTCTCCCTGAAAACTGAGGACGATCCGGCGGGAATGTGAGGCGTCGCGGTGCTCCCAGAGGTATACACCCTGCCAGGTCCCCAGACACAGGCGCCCATCCACAAAGGGAACGACCTCGGCCGTGCGCGTGAGCGCCATCTTGATGTGGCTGGTCATGTCGTCGGGCCCCTCCAGCGTGTGCGTGTAGTGCGGGTCGTCGGTCGGCACGAGCTTGTTTAAAAAGTAGTGGAGGTCGTGCCGCGCGGAGGGGTCGGCGTTTTCCATGATGACGAGGCTGCAGCTGGTGTGACAGCAAAAGACCGTCACCGTGCCCTCCCGGAGGCCACTGCCCCGCAGCGCATCCGTGATCTCGTCCGTAAACTCATAAGTCCCCTGCCCGCTCGTACGCAGGCTGAGCATTTTCGTATATACCGCCATGCGTCCTTACTGCCCGGCCCGTCCCACCGAGTCAAGGATGCGGGATTGTCCCGGATATCATGGTTGGACCCGTTGTTCGCGTTTCACATCCCACTCAGATGCGAGTTATCGCACGACTGCGGCACGATAAAAATACGTTTGGGTAGGCTCCAGGCGATACGGGGAGGCCGAGTCTACGGCACTCCAGTTCTGCAGGTCGGTTGATTGGTAGAGCTTGCCGCGGTAAACAATCTCCCTCGTGCCCGTGTTCTGCCGGAAGAAGATGCTGGGCTCGCTCTCAGTGACACCGGTGTCCTGATTATTACTGATGACCGACCACATCACCTCCTGTGCCAGGGCCTGGTATGCCTGATCCAGCGGGACTCTCGCCACCTCCGAATCGATAGTAAAACTCGAGGGCTCAACACCAAGTAATGTCGAGACCACGGTACGATGAGCGATATACCGCCCCTGCCCTGCCATATGATAAATATCCCGGTACAGATCATACACACTGGTAGCCATCTCTCCGTCCTCTAATACCGGGATAGGGATTTCATTCAGTTTCTGATCCAACTGCGCGAGCACTTGCCCAACCGGTATCATCCGAATGTCCAGCTCAGGATAGGCCTCGCACATCATAGCAAACAGGTACTCGTAGTAAGCCTCACTCTTTATGATTTGCGCAGTCGGGTCTGTATAGGGGCGTGCCCACTCACTCTGCCACGATGCCACTGAGGACACGCTCGGCCAGGGCACATATAAATAAAAAACGCAGTCCTGATTCCGGTCATCCGCCGTCGCCATATCGATCATGACGGACACGGCCTCCATCTCAGTCTGCGCCGTAGCCTCCCCATAGGGATAAGACTGAAACGTGATCGCGTCCCAATCATAGTTTGCCAGCGCGTTTGGCCATGCCCCGTATGGCTCAGGAGGAGTCACGCAGGTGTATTCGGGGTCTTCCAACATGTAGGTGAGAGAACGGCTGCAGGCAATATGCCACCCGGCCTCCAGGCTCCAACCCGCTGACTCAAAGGCTTCGTCAAGCATACTTGGGCACATATCCCAGGTGAGAGAATTACCGACACAATAGAGCCGCATCCCATTAGCATAGAGCGAGTGCGCGCAACAGATGGCCAGAAAACAGATATAGATGAAGGTTCGAGACAGCTTATTCCGGGGCATTACACACCCTACCTATCACATAGTAATAGATGCTTACTGAGCATTTTCGATAAAATCCGTTCGCATGTGCCCGGAAAATGCTTAAACTATATTATCCATGAGCATGCAGGTGGACATTCCCGCCGAGATCCCCGTCATGACGCTGCCGGATGTGGTGCTGTTTCCGCATGCGATGTTACCGTTGTATATTTTTGAGCCGCGCTACCGGCAGATGCTTCAGGATGTGCTCAAAAACGACCGGCTCTTTGTCGTGGCCGGACAGGACTCCGAGAAAGAACGCGCCACCGGGGAGTTCGAGCCGCCCTTTGGCATCGCCTCTGTCGGCATCATCCGTGCCAGCCACCTGAACGAGGACGAGACCTCGAACCTGATCATCCAGGGGCTGGCCCGCGTCCGCATCCAGCAGATCATCTCCGAGGATCCGTACCGGATGGTGCGGATCGAGCCGCTGGCCACCGAGCCCGGCGCCCAGCAGGACTCTCTCAATGCCGACCGTGCCCGCCTGACCGAGCTGCTCCTGGCCCACGCCAAGCTCGGGGGCGAAGTCCCCGACGAGGTGATGGACTTCCTTGGCTCACTCGGCGACGACGACACCTTTCTGGATCTGGCCGCCTTTGCGCTGTGCCCGGACGACCGTGAAAAACAGCGCCTGCTCGAAACGCTCAGTACCGCCGAGCGCTTCCGGCACTTCCACTCGGTGCTTCAGCGCGCAAATGAGAACCTCGTCATCGAGCACAAGTTGCGTGGCGACCTGCCCGACGATCGCATCGAGCTGAACTAGGGTTGAGGGCGTGATCGCACAGGACACTCCGGCTGGTGCAGCATCAGGGGTGCCAGCCACCTACTGCGCTACGCGCCTACCCCGGTAACCGATAATGCCTAAAATGGTGCTGCCTTTGCGTCTTTGCGGTGAAATTTTTTCACGAAGAACTAAGCTGACACCACACTAGTTTTTCCGCCAGTGGGAGAGCTCCAGCATCGCGGGCTCGGGTGGCTTATGCTCGGCGCAGTACACCGCCAGACGGAAATAGGCCAGCAGCTCAGGGTCGGCGTTCGGCTTGAGCTTTTTGTAGTCGGCGAAAAGCGACTCTCCGGAGCGCCCCTCCAGCTCATAGGAGTACTTCATCCCGAGCGAGAGCAGCGCGCGCGCCGCCTCGACCTTCATCTTGGGGATACGCATGAAGTCCGAATTGAGCGCAGCGTAGTCGGTTTCCTTTTTCTTATTCGGCGGCATAAAAGCCAACAAGCTCGGCCAGGGCGGGCCAAGAGTCAAGCGTGCCCATCCGTCCCCCTGCACTGAGCACATAAAAAAGCCACCCCTGAGCAGGAGTGGCCGAAAAGAGTCGTTGTGAGCAAGGCGTTGAACAGTCGCCTCCGCTGCTATTCGCGTGAGCGTCGGCAGCGGCGTACAAAAAACGCCACGACCAGCACGGCGGCCCCTGCGATCAAGGCGTAGGTGGAGGGCTCGGGCACCGTCAGTGCCTTTTCGATACGGATGCTGCCAAAGCCGCTGCCGTCATACTGCCCCATGCTCAGGTCCTGTCCGATGAGAGCC
This genomic interval from Ruficoccus sp. ZRK36 contains the following:
- the ccsA gene encoding cytochrome c biogenesis protein CcsA, with the protein product MTPELHTDHSLFWIGSVLYALSFLFALVSISSEKRLIRSIFMTLLVGGFIFQSLGLYFRGIEERAFPLTNPFEILQVLSWSGVCLNLILRPLFRLNLLNFFSAGLATVLGALSLATPEWDYTAVPTHIGTNPWVGFHAVLAVFSYGVFGVLAITSLMYLIQNYGLNRRKAGGIFSLLPAIRQLEDINSKLIIFGVSVLTVAVAIGCLNWIALPGTIGALKLIVAIAVWAAYLTLLFLRNSNRLIASPFARACVILFVAALVSLWPLMLRTAPDAPATGTDLYDDASR
- the hemA gene encoding glutamyl-tRNA reductase, encoding MQAADNPRLFLLGSSHRTASLEVRETFALNTDSAQALYERLRQDAGLSECLILNTCNRVEIYGVADAVGSREQLEESLRRSHGFDTSAFLKHGFWLTGEEVVQHAFEVAAGLDSQMVGETEILGQLKSSYAGASGAAATGPVLNRLFQKSFQAAKWARTHTGIGRGQISVGNVAAELAQRVCGDLKDASVLLVGTGEVAEKTVQALVSRGASRVTVAGRNLIKARELADAFQGPCMSISDVPRVLAFHDIVICSTASTEPLLRKDEVAPALRQRPTRPLFAIDLALPRDIEGSVGKLSNVYLYNLDDLAAIANENLKARQAEVEKARHALLERAAHLWGHLCSRPS
- a CDS encoding MFS transporter, which gives rise to MRPEPAVAPTLADGADRAVAKTTYFYDRWRGFFYGLLEPGWVTFSLLIAIRYFDMPVYLKALLPAATFIGLLLNTFTIAACGRTGKPTSWLISIIMILCALCISGAMIAPTLALFLAFFMAANILFVQNPPLLVQIYSANYRPGERGTKVSTAFILLAMGAICAGWLGGEALDRDITYFPIILAGMAAVCVVSSFIVRRIPSQPLDRKANANPFKSLSVMWKDKLFGWLLLCWMVIGTSNLMTIPLRIEYMADPRYGINATNFEIALVTFIVPMIIRMLSTKVWGFLFDKINFIVWRVCINACFFTGFLIYFNSHSLPLLGLGMAFIGAAMGGGAIGWTLWVTKLAPSSEVSKYMSAHTALTGLRGTLAPFIGYWVLAHLDPHLLSYVCAGGMILASTMFALAWKSPRMRAA
- a CDS encoding sulfite exporter TauE/SafE family protein — translated: MDISDLTANQWMLGIAGALFMGMGKGGLPGLGNVAIWFYATAFGAKPSVGILLPVLICGDMVATIAYRRHADFKQVFRLMPWSMVGVVIGTLLFGWIPADVFAQVIGGLLLFMTALHFFRQWLMRKKEEGHDDPVPHKMWFFGSVGALGGVATMLANAAGPIASFYFMAIKLPKLAFIGTTAWYFMLINVFKLPFQAGVNNLNLSSLKISLCFGVFAVAGGFIAPHVVKYIPQKAYNTVIWTLIIVASLSLIVG
- the recF gene encoding DNA replication and repair protein RecF (All proteins in this family for which functions are known are DNA-binding proteins that assist the filamentation of RecA onto DNA for the initiation of recombination or recombinational repair.), whose product is MKLLRLHAENFRNIEQAALSFEKTSTFLLGRNGQGKTNLLEAAGMVTALRSFRTTETRALIRHHQRQARLFVVCEREGEGTSEITLGFSSSGKDIQCDGEKVTRLADFLGRFPTVTLSSEDIQLIRGGPALRRRFLDMTLSSMRADYFEALRRYHRALKERNQLLKTGTGPREAELSAFDKALAPAAVTVCRLRREGVEALGRDLRAAYAVISDGAEEPELRYRPESVFEDTESALKCLRENRTADLMLKSTQRGPHRDDLDLRVGGRKAREYASEGQQRSLVVSLRLAQMASFEQSSGVRPVIMADDVLGELDPPRRERFWRAIGPDRQIIATGTEPPPAGERDWDILHVADGAFSRSDS
- a CDS encoding cysteine desulfurase family protein encodes the protein MSYFDNNATTRMDAVAEKAWMDANREFWHNPSSPYSAAARAHNKLEDARQRLAQMMDADPKQIVFNSGATEGNNALFQFFQRFDPQGRVIVSAVEHPCVLASARTCFPNQCDILPVNAQGVVDIDGLENLLKKGGVALVSVMAANNETGAVQPWPEVVKLCRKWGVPCHLDAAQWIGKRTCAGMGRADFVTGCAHKFGGPKGVGFIKISDAFNDFQCFQGGGQEDGHRAGTENIPGILAMVAQLEARERALEETATAWVVGRQIFEHTVKDIVPGARVVCEKADRLGNTSCLIMPKFPNARWVTVLDRLGFQVGRGSACGTGKAAPSHVLAALGLSGEEAKRAVRVSAGWDTTPDDWKGLANAFATAFKKLRAEQDAPSNSTVISI
- a CDS encoding LysM peptidoglycan-binding domain-containing protein; amino-acid sequence: MGKIWFALAVVLFSLVGCSDKSSFEVVPERDEKHFNRGQIKLSEQRYDEALDAFLKVIEKRKEAPESHLEAGRLYQDFLGDPVAAIYHYRKYLEYQPDSDQAPLVKQMIESAKKDFARQLPGQPYNDEVERLDLLEIIESVRAENLELKRQLAGARARVEQLEGVAVTAPSFSSASTSTTTSRSSTPTTTTRTAPTTTTSRPVSTASRPSAAPAASASTSGMRMYTVQEGDTLSRISSKFYGTPARWQDIFNANRDIMASPHSLRLGQQIKIPPQ
- a CDS encoding secondary thiamine-phosphate synthase enzyme YjbQ, translating into MAVYTKMLSLRTSGQGTYEFTDEITDALRGSGLREGTVTVFCCHTSCSLVIMENADPSARHDLHYFLNKLVPTDDPHYTHTLEGPDDMTSHIKMALTRTAEVVPFVDGRLCLGTWQGVYLWEHRDASHSRRIVLSFQGE
- a CDS encoding LON peptidase substrate-binding domain-containing protein produces the protein MSMQVDIPAEIPVMTLPDVVLFPHAMLPLYIFEPRYRQMLQDVLKNDRLFVVAGQDSEKERATGEFEPPFGIASVGIIRASHLNEDETSNLIIQGLARVRIQQIISEDPYRMVRIEPLATEPGAQQDSLNADRARLTELLLAHAKLGGEVPDEVMDFLGSLGDDDTFLDLAAFALCPDDREKQRLLETLSTAERFRHFHSVLQRANENLVIEHKLRGDLPDDRIELN